Proteins encoded together in one Candidatus Krumholzibacteriota bacterium window:
- a CDS encoding efflux RND transporter periplasmic adaptor subunit, which yields MKRWVIGIFAGLVVFLIVFRSIQLFMKDGGSGGPGNQRPAVAVEVADVRFGPIEEIRKFTGTVHPYNQYVVAPKVSGRVIYLDKRIGDPVHEGELIARIDDAEYQQALREAEANMKIAEASLAESRTQVDLARQEKERVRSLEEKGLVTAAELDAANSNFESREARYRLALAQVEQREAALASAKIRLGYTSLNASGAGFIGERFVDEGALLAPNMAVALVVGIDSVIVRTTITERDYGYIDRGQSVDVLVDAFQGRRFSGTVARIAPMMQEASRMAEMEVEVFNASHMLKPGMFARIEVMTARKDSTQLVPGTAVVERQGKTGIFVVPDEETVARYVHVTTGIVTAETAEILDPLIHGRVVTLGQHLLDDGSPVMLREEDKDPSSDSDSSEGEKKE from the coding sequence ATGAAAAGATGGGTCATTGGCATTTTCGCAGGTCTGGTTGTTTTTCTTATAGTCTTTAGATCGATCCAGTTGTTTATGAAGGATGGCGGAAGTGGAGGCCCGGGGAATCAGCGTCCGGCCGTTGCCGTGGAGGTCGCTGACGTCCGGTTCGGTCCGATCGAGGAGATCCGCAAGTTTACCGGTACTGTTCATCCGTATAATCAGTATGTCGTCGCCCCCAAAGTGTCGGGGAGGGTGATATACCTCGACAAGCGGATCGGAGACCCGGTCCACGAAGGGGAATTGATCGCGAGGATCGACGACGCGGAATACCAGCAGGCCCTTCGTGAGGCCGAGGCCAACATGAAGATCGCCGAGGCTTCGCTGGCGGAATCCCGGACCCAGGTCGACCTGGCACGCCAGGAAAAGGAAAGGGTGAGATCGCTTGAGGAGAAAGGCCTGGTGACGGCGGCGGAACTTGACGCGGCGAACAGCAACTTCGAATCGAGGGAGGCGAGGTACAGGCTCGCGCTCGCGCAGGTCGAACAGCGCGAGGCGGCTCTGGCGTCGGCGAAGATCCGGCTTGGTTACACGAGCCTTAACGCCTCGGGCGCGGGATTCATCGGAGAGCGTTTCGTCGATGAGGGAGCGCTGCTGGCGCCCAACATGGCCGTAGCGCTGGTCGTGGGGATCGACTCTGTGATAGTGCGGACGACTATCACGGAGCGGGATTACGGATATATAGACAGGGGTCAATCGGTCGATGTCCTGGTTGACGCTTTTCAGGGCAGACGTTTTTCCGGCACTGTGGCGCGAATCGCTCCGATGATGCAGGAGGCGTCGCGGATGGCGGAAATGGAAGTCGAAGTATTCAACGCGTCTCATATGCTCAAACCTGGTATGTTCGCGCGTATCGAAGTCATGACGGCCAGAAAGGACAGTACTCAGCTTGTGCCAGGCACGGCGGTCGTCGAACGCCAGGGCAAGACCGGCATATTCGTAGTCCCCGATGAAGAGACGGTCGCCCGGTACGTCCATGTGACGACCGGGATCGTCACGGCAGAGACGGCGGAGATACTCGATCCTCTGATCCATGGCCGCGTGGTGACTCTCGGGCAGCATCTTCTCGATGACGGAAGTCCGGTGATGCTCCGGGAAGAAGATAAAGATCCATCCAGTGATAGCGATTCCTCAGAGG